The genomic stretch TTGGAGTGTCTGTACATTATTCAAGGTAAGCTTACTCTCGTCTGTTTGGCAAAACATGCACTTACTCCAGTCAACAGGGCTGGTAGATGATCTCCTTGACGCGGGGGCCTGCTCTTCTTTCGTACTGGTGCTGCTGCTGCTATTAGATTGTATACGCCTAATATGCCCTTCATTTGTGAAAGAACTGTAGCATGATCTGTGCCAAAGTACCTCGTtgcttcctttttctttaagtCGGTTTGCTATTCTAGCACAATTGGTGTACTCTAAATCGGCACCACTCTCCCTTATATCAGCACAATGAGCAATTCTTTGAATACCGGGCTCAGTTCCTTTAGAAACGGGAAACTTTTTTTtcggaaatttattttcttgacAAATTATGCACTTCTTCCAATTTACTCTTTCGTCAGCCTCTAAAtcattctttctctttctatttACATTCTCCTCATCTGCATCTGACTCCATTATGAATTCTAAACAACGAAGTTAAcattacaagaaataaaaatctgtTATCTAAATACTTCTAAAAAGTAggttgataaaataataaatcgTACGGCATAGGGAGCATAGCTGGGGGTGATAAGTTTACATGACAGCTGATGGAGTGCTTATAGCATGACATTTCTAGGTGTTATTTTCTAGTCTGAATACCTATTTGCAGTTCGAATATATCAAAAACCTCGTTCTAAACTAGTGTTTAAACACATTCTAGATACTCTAGTAAATCTAaaacacttttcaaataatcatttTCAGGTATGTTGCTTACCTTGTCTTTAATTTCAATAGGATAATTCCATCTCTGTACTAGTAGtctgttcaaaacaaaatggccgccTTGTTCTGCCTCACGTTCGTGTCAAAGCCTCGTTTTCGTGCGAACCTCGATTTCATGCATAGAGTGACATGCATAATTCAATTTTCGttggaagaaataaaagaaCTCTGTAAAACTTAAACTTTCCAAATACATAATCCAgtcacttgtttgttttttttttttacatttaatcAATTAAATACAATCAAATCtgattttatcttattttatatTGTTTTATGTTAAACAGCCATCTGAATCCAATGATTACTTAAGCTCAAATTCAAGTATTCTgatcatatgtatataaacacGATTTTGGCAAAATTAGAAGTTTAATAATAACGTTTAAGCTCAAATGAGAtatcagcctcgtttccatgctagACAAGTCACGTGACCCTTCTATCTGTCATTTATCAGTTTACTTGATTCAGGACAATCTACTAAGTATAACTGGTAAGTTTTTTATATACTCAATATAGTCATTACGGTGAAAACAAGTGGTTTTAgttccagcctcgtttccatgttgCAGGAGCAAGCTTCTAGACAAAACCCCCCCTTAAGTGCCGAAGATCAAAAATTTCGAGGTGGAAACAGCATTTTTCTTGATCAGCATAATAAAGAGAAGATTTTAAGCTATGTTTCCTGCTTCTACtcataacttttttaaaaagtgaaaaataagcaCGTTTTCTGAGTTGGCCTCCTGACTATTAGCGccaatcggcctttcaggaaccgggcccaggcCTTCTCTCATCCCGAAAGAGAGCCGCCTGTGCCTTTAATCTGTGCCTGGGGACGAGACATAATTGATTCGAGCCCAGACCTCCATCACGTAGGAAGCCATTTTTGATTTCTTGTTGCACGTGTGGTTTTGTGAAGTTTGTTTTTTCCAATGTTATGGCGTTTGAACTACTTGGAAGGGTGGCTCACCGATTTATTGGTATATCCGTAGGTCTGGGGATGGGAGGACTGCTAATTTACAAGAGTGCAGCCGAGGTTTTTCCTCGACAAACCTGCAAAGCTATCACTGGGCTCAGAAATGATGAAGAGCCGAAGACCCACGTGAAAGTTCCTGAACGCTGCAAATTACAGTTTAATGAGGTGGCGAAGACGTTCGGTTACGAAAATGTAGAAGATATCGTGTTGTTTATTAACCAAGGAGCTTATCCAATTTCGGCTGGATCTCCTTCTTTACCGAACGGATCTGTAGTAGGGTTACCAAAATGGTTTCTGTTTGAGAGCGAGCAAGACGTTGAAAAGTCTGGAATAAGTTTTAAAGGAAGAGACATCAAATGGGATTCAGAACTTGGAGTTATGATCAAGGAATGTCTAACTCCAACTGATGATATGATAGCTTTTGCAATCGGCCATGAACTTGCCCGAATCCAGCGTACAGATTATTTGGCTATTAACGCTGTTCTTGCACCAACGTGGTTGTACTTCACATTTAGGATTGCCAATGCCACTCCACGATTTTTTAAACTTCGGACAGTACTTGACATAATTCTTAAGCTTCTTCTATGCAGGATGAGCTACCTTTGTTACAAACTTGTCAATGGATATCTCTATCACAATGTAGTTTACACTGCAGACGAAGCAGCTGCTAAATGTGATCCTAGAATGCTCATAGGAGGTGTAGATTTTCTCTCCAAGAGAATTCAGCTCAACTTAATTCTGCGTAGATTGCATGGTAGGGAGGGAAAAGACTACTACACAAAAGAAGGAAATGAAATTGAATCCTATCTATATCCACTCTTGACTGACAGGCTTGAGAAACTGAAAGCTCTTCAAGGCGGCCAGAATACAGGTATGAATTGATTTCATGTATTTCTCCTAGGGAAAAAAGTAAACTGATTTCCCAAAGGGAGGCCAGAGTAATAAGTGATTTGCCATACTGTCAACTCTTTTTTGGAGTGGCACCCTTTATTATGTCTGCTGTAGAGAGATTTCCACCTCACATAGATTCAAAGTGAATAACTAAAGAATTGCAGTGATAAACTCTAAAGTAGTACTGGAAGAAAGTCCTGTCCAGACATCTGAGGGAAATAGATTTTCTCGCTGgtcaggtaatttttttcagacTCACTTGTACAGCTGGCAAGGGTCAACACAAGTCATCTTGTAACTATAAAATCATTAACCACTTGACAAGCAGGTAATGACCCTGAAAAAATGTGAGAGACAAGCAAGAAATCAAGTTTTTTAGCACCCTTTTAAGAACccattttaaccctttaagtcccaatactgaccaacatcaattttctcctaacaatatccatagattgtcgaGAGCAAAGtccaaaattattaataaaatgatcacaaagagaaaaatctttgatcttttatcaaattctctccactAACTTTTTAAGGAAAGGTAtgaagatcagtctggagaatttgtatgtagatattgcagtttaaagggttaaggaggTCTGCATGTTCTAGTGATGTGGGTTaggagagagttgactgtatttgacTGTACAGTGTAGTATTatattgtttttactgttgGCTACCAGAGTGCAAGGACATTGCATgccttccaccaatgtggcctcAGTTTGAGTCCTGCTTGATGTCAACTGTGAGTTGAGTTTTTAATTGGTGCTCTTCTCTGCTCCAAAGGGTTTACCTCTGGGTCTCTGGTTTTcctagcctgcgccacagattaaacaaactaaactctggttaagtccgtctgcaaaACGgcactgaaatccttgttctgggctccCACCTGTTTACCACGATTTTAGTATGCACCATGACTGGCCTGGTAAAAATGAAattgttgatttgccaatcagtatgaaaggaaattcaaaacacattTCTGGTTATTCGTTGAATCCATTTGGGGCCAAGAACAAGGATCTTGGCGCTGCTTTGCAGACGTTTCTAACCTAGGTTAAATTACATCTGCGATGCAGGTTATGGTTTTCCcttctcctaaaaaaaaaaaaaaaatttccaaagtccGTTTGGACAGTGTCTCCAGTTTGTTGGGGTCACTTAGAGAGCCACAGGCTTGATCAGTTCTAGGAATTGTCATGTGTTACCCTCTCTAAAATAAGACTGGTTACTTAGTTTGTGTTTATTTGATTGTCGTAAGTCAACATTGGCAGTTACGTAAATGCGGGGTTTCTGAAACAACGCAACGTTACTTTTACACAGGCACCCAAAGTAAACAGTTCAGTCACTTACATGTATACCAGGTACCCAGTATTCCCTGCTTCTGTCCTGACCTTGTTTGCTTGTTGAGTCATGCtaacaataataaattgttattgttgAAGCTAGTTTTTACAATCACATTAAACCTAACACAGGGATGTTTACTTGCCTGATCATCATGTAAGTTATGTCACCAATGTGTATATTTAGATGGCATAATAAACagggtaagaaaaaaattttgaactcCACTTGTCCAATGGACAAGTGAAGTTCTGGTTTTACTTGTCCAAAGCTCAAGTCTAGTTGTCCATGGATGTAGAGTTAAATTCAAGCTCTCTGATGCATGATAATGGCTACGAAGCAGAAACCTTTCTATTTCGGAACTAAGATAACATGGAGCATTTTAAGTGTCAACAAAACACTCATAATGCATACAAGTAATAGAATACCTATTTACGGTGTTGTTTCTAGAGACTTTATATCAGATACTACTCTGAATCACTGTCAGAGCTGCTGTCTATTTGAGGTAACTCAGGCAAGGGAGGGTTGTCACGTTGCTTTTTCTTCTCATTCACCACGGTGCTTTCTGTAGAAGGTTTTGCCTTTCTCTTTAACTGCTCTACCGGTGCACCAAAATAGCTTTTGATGCTTCGTTGATCAGCCATTATTCATGTGCTGATAGTGACTTAGAGGGTCTATTAATAAATGAGCAAATCAATAGCCCCAAACGAGTCCCAGGTTCCTTTCGGTACTCATTGAAATAAAATGGCAGATAAATCGTAAGTGGTCGACTCATTTCGTTTCTTACTTGTAAGTTACTTTTGCGAAGAGCGATCTGTTTTACACTTTCGAAAACTTAAATGTATACTAATTTCTCCgctgaaaaagtttaaaacaccttgttttttttaaaaattattttctgagATTCATTCACTTGTCCAAAGGACAAGTAAGATTGACAACCCATTAATTGTCCGCGGGCCAAAACCACTTGTCTGGGGCAAGTGGACACCGTCTTTGTCGCACCCTGAATAAAGCAGTAGCATATAATTTTGGCACTGCCAGCTAATTCAAATTGTGAATCCAACTTGGTGGGAAGGAAAGATTCTGTGGTATTTTGTCtatagttttctttttgctGGTGCTCTAGTCTGCTGCTTGTGTCAGTAACAGCATCACACAGTTGAACTTCCATTAAGTGACCCTCAGGGTACTGACAAGTGGCCACTTAATGCAGGTTGGCCGCTGAACAGAGGTTTGTCATAAGTTAGCATGCATGTAATCTTTACCAGAAAAACCCCTTggtatttattttgaaacaaaccttGCAACGGGAACAGCATTGCTGGTCTACAATCAGTCATCACCTTCTATTTCAGACTTAATTTTCCTTTGtcatattcttaaaataaaaccaaacTAAGAGTATCAAGTGATTGATGGCCACTTCATGGAGATGAAGACAGTGGAAGAACTCTTGTTGGGACAGCCAAAAGGTGGCCACagccacttaatagaggtttaactTCCTATTCTTTTCTACAAATTATTTCAAGACTTTGGttactggccgcttaatggaggttcaactgtacacTGCAAAGATACTTCTAGCTTCAAAGCTGCATAGAGCTGTGAGCACAATTTTACCTGTTTTGTGGTATTAACTCATCAACTCTTAACATGTCTTCCTTTTTGTAGGGCCTGAGGATGTGGTTAATGAACAACTGCCTATTGTTGCTAACAAGTGATTAAGAACTCTTGGTTGTGATCTCTCAACTCTAAATGAGCTCTTGTAAATGATGATGGAAGCAGGGCTTGGTGACAAGAATAGTCCATATACGTGCCTTCAGAGTTGACCTGGCCTTAAAGCAACAACCACATTGATTCCCACCCTCAAccccaaccttgttcccagggtcctccCTACCTGTCCCTActgagcgagagagagagaacctgggaacaaggttgccTCAACCCTTTTTTTAAGCCTCCCACTCTAGCAGCAATcccgaaaatatttttttaagtaagaaattgcatgattattatatttttgttatgCAGGTTTAAAAGGCTGCTGTATTGTTAACGAAAAGGCTTTTaaaactcaaaaaaataaataaataaaaaataaaacagatcaTTTCCCTCTAGTTATAGTCTGTTGAAATTGCATGAGTAAAGATACTCCTGGGACACAGGTATTATTTTGTGTCAGAAAGGTTTAAAATGTAAGGTTCAAAGATACATGTACCTGAAGtttttaagccccaatattcacatacaaatgatctccatacatttcaaTTAAGGAATTAGCTGAAATAATTTAAAGACCAAAGCATTTTCCAGttagtgtttattttttcatcctcataaccttttctcttggttTTATATTGGTATTTCggaggagaaaattaatgttgattacTCTTGGGACTGAAAGCATTAAATATAACAGGGTAAATGGTGTTAGCCCATGTAAACTCTCAACTGCTGGATACATTTTTTCACTGCTTACATTGTGCCTACAAAAAAGTCTCCACTAAGCCCTTTGTTTTGGATTTTATCCTTGGCACCTTCATGGTGAGTGTCGTTGAGTGGGGATAATTGTCAGTCTGTCTAATTTTTAGTTTCATTTTGGAGTCGTCGAATATTGGCAGAATACTACCGTAATtgacctaataaacgccctGCGCGTCTATTTgattttaggggtccaagcgTGGACGTCTAATAGCTAGATAGGAGGCGTTTATTCTTCATTGCTGTAACAATCTCAACAATACTAATATGCTTTCCACAAAAATATCAAGGCCGTCTAAGAGATccatattagggagcttaagcaaagtaccaagctttttgaaaaaaatccacttttcagcataaaacaaccaaatctgtctatttcatgtaaaatcaggtgaaaaagttggtaaaaggccatttttaggttttttgattaagcaacaacgacagcgacggctacgaaaacgtcactttaaaagtgaatttgcgctgctgtatcaaagttcaggaaaagaaaaggaaaaatgacttgtgttcccgtcctcgacaaatcGTGatattaggcattttcacgtcgtagttgtgcagtgacggcaaggaaatgtacaaaaagacgtgatgcacgtgcaaagttgttgttttcccaatctaaacctattgcttttttgccgttctcgtttacgtcgccgtcgtcgttccTTAAGCTCCCTATAACTCTTTGAAATCACCACATTGACGTCAGAACTACTCGCTCattgttattgtgttgccatcGTTAGTCTCTACTTACTTTAAACTTGACATGGAACAAGTTGAAATACGCAAAGCCTTCTTTATCAAGCAAGAAACAGAGTGAACTGAATAACTTTGCACCTTTCTGCGAATTCCTAGTATCTTGGACTAATTCTCATAAAGGGCGTCTAGCTATTAGCTAGACAGGAGGCGTTTTTTTAGAAACGGGcgtctaataatttttttacaatgtACAGGGTGGCTTTCATTAGATAAGGGggcgtttatttggaagtggGCGTTATTACATGTAGGTCATTTACGTACATCAACTTGAAGCCAATTAATGCTGATCTAGCTGTAACATTCCCCTTCCCCCGGAAAGATAAACAACACTGCAGAGGCTTACGCCCTCTATTCAAACAGCACAGGGTCTCTTCTGTCTCCTTCCGATAAATTGATAAGGTCGATGGAGACAAGGCCAGTCACCAATCATCACTGTACAATTGTGCCATCATCAGAAGTGTTTCAAGCTTTTAATCATGACCAGCATGATCTTACTTCccactttttttaaagactCTGGTTGGTGGTCTTGCGGTTTTTTGAATCTCTAACCTCCTGTCCACACACTGGCTCTCCCTCAGCTGAGCGGCTAACTGGGTTGAGGGGTAGAGTAAATCAGATTACCCTTGTGGTACACCCCCAAAATGAGGCTACAGACGCCTGTTTTGGATGAGAAACACACTAAAAAAAACTTCCTGATTTAatgatttaattaatttattcttACGAAAAAGACGtcgcatttacagcagttaaaagggatgcaatgTTATAGattaggtatatgaaaggggtaccatttgtgagtataaggtatacgaaagggctACCTATCAATTTATATAATATTtgtgttgcaaaaaaaattctatGGCCAATTTTTACTTATGACACCAGACAAGagatgttattttttattaggtTGAAACCAAGGGAAGCAGTTGAAAAGTAGCTTAACAGTCTGGCCGTCTGGATCAGCGTGCTGTTATTGACTAAAATTCTCGCAGTGATTCCGTTTGCACGGAAACTGGCCACATGTCGagttttgatttgattttgttgATTATCTATATCTTTTGTTGATGTGCTTAAATGATCAGAAGACTgctaaaagattttaaaattacGCTGTGATAAACCTGCAGTAAGTGAAAATGGTGAGATAAAAGAGGGTCGATTCCATGTTATCGCGGTATCAacatttctaaagaaaaaaaaacacagaaagaAACAGTATACACAAAGTGGACAAAAAAAGACGTCAGCTCGAGCTCATGGTTTAAAAATCTTTAAACCTTATGAATGAATCAGAGCTTAAACAagagcataattttttttatgaaggcCCTTTTGAAACTGGTACGCGATTTGGAGACAAGAATGTGGCATTACCCGCAGATCTTGGAGTTGTGGTTTTAGCATTTTGGTTATTAACAAAGGAAGTCAGTGTCTCAAAGTGGTATCCTTCTATTACGTTTGTCCTTCCTGAAGTTGTCCATCGTGGCGGTGGTCAAAGTTAGGCCGTGCCAATCGCCCAACCAACCCATGcggcattttttctttttctttaggaAATGATAATTTATAATGACGTCGATAATTAAAGATTTCCTTTTATTAATTCAAGGCTAAGAGCCAAACCCTTCTTTATTGAAAATGAGTtctatttgcatgagaatagaaaatcatttttcaaaCCACAGCTTCGTACTAGCCTCGCTTTAAAACGATGGCCTATTTgccgagaagggaactggagctgAAATGCCGTCCCGCAagtgtttctgggattgttactgaaAGTCGCGCCGGTCAGCGGTTGGCCAGTTTTATTTCCTGTCTCTAGTAACAGTCCCTAAAGACCCCTGAAGTCTTTGCGGAAGTTAACACGGCCGCCTCGTTTCTTCAGTGGCGAACTTGGCACGCTCGTCGGCGGAGACAAATACTCTGTAAATTAAGTTTGTAAGCCGAACGTAGCACGCGAATGAAAATGGAATGGAAATTGTGTATTACTTTGAGTGCTTAGAAATGAAAAAGTCTAATACTGGAgagcaagttaaaaaaaaaaaaaaataggaaaaagatGGGTGTTTGAccttctcttttttaaaaacggGAAGTTCTAATAGTCTGTATCAGCCCGGACCACCTTATCGCggaaaacaaatacaaagaggGTTGAAAGGGGACACTTATCCTATTTGCTATCTCTTGACCAACAAGTTTCTAGAGTTTTCTCAAACACACACCGATGAAGACATTAATACATTTGTACTGTACTAGACAGAGATACTTGATCTTTAACTTAATTGATTTAATAATTTTAAGGTTTGTTTGATTGATATCATATATTCAAAATGAACACATAGGACCATAGGCAGCTGTTGTTGGTCATCGAAAACGTTTTGGACTACGATCTAATAAATCATTTTAAGGTTTGTTggatttatattttatattcaaAATGAACGTACGTCAGGACGATAGGCAACCGTTGTTAGCCGCCATCGCGCGTTTTGGAGCTTTTGTTTGACGTGCCAGAATGCCCAGGGCTATGGGAGATGTTATATATGCCTAAATAAGCGATTTCTACGGCGGAATACGATCTACTCATTTCATTGTGTGTATATGATATTTTATATGCCCAACTGAGAAGCTTACATTCTTAAAAGAGACCGAACTTCTTAATTTTGTTTGATGCATTACCAGTAATCAGAGCTGTCAAGCTTTCACCCGCTGATAAAAAGACTCATGCAGTCCGCTGGATTTTATTCATCGTTTCAGTGAATCAGTACACGTACGTAATTCAATAACTATCTATCTCGTTACCCCGCTTAAGTCCGGCGTATACATACTAACAAACTAACTTCCGAGGGAAACGTTACTGTGAGAACCCACGGTGGGTACggtccctatgatggcctatacggggaggctccgcccaaaaaataaggggtacctttttcaatCCTCAGGTATTTAAAagtaaaagggtagggaaaccTATTATTTATGGAAGGAAATTTGGTAAAATTGTTTCGAAAGGACGCACCTTACGGCTTGATCATTTTGACTTATTAACGTCAAGcgaaaatgacaagaagactTCTTGTCTTAGTCCTTTATTCTTCATGGTTAAGTAGGGGTACTATTTTTGGCATCGAACCTTTTTACCGAAGTAGTAGATGATAGTTGACTAGAATAGTACTAGGTACGCATAGGTACGTACCAAAAGTCTTGAATCCGGCCCCTGTGTTGCGGATATCTTAGGCCATTTTTTGTGTCCTCAGTGTGATGATCTGGCCTGATTTTGCAATCCTGTCTTAACTCTCTTGGTTATgcatgctgaaaaaaaaatgtccttCGTTTAGCTAACTGCTGCGAGCCGAAGACTTAGCGTCGTTTCGCAAGCCACAATTCTCACTTTCTCACTTTGTTGCTCGCTGCCCATCAGTTTCACGCGTCAACACAAATCACGAAGCCACCGAATTAAACCAGTGTCGTGTAACTAAAATTATATACTAAAATACCAATTTTACAATACAGTATAAACTTTTCGGTGAGTAGATTCAGTTGCTTCTGGTGACGTTAcaactgaaaattttatttAGCGCAGGATTTACCGCAATGTAGAGGAAGTTTATTTTCCTCACAAAAAAGTAAGAAAGGGTAATTTTTTTCGAAATATTAGGTTTTACATACAAGCCCTCTCTGGTAATGTACTTCTGAGCGCTCCAATAGCGAGTTTAGGCTGCCTGTCAACGAGGAGATATCCTGCAAAAAAGTCCGAAAAGTTCAATTTGAAAAAGGCGTTCAAGGTAGGCTGAGTCAGCCCTTTGAAGCACGTCAAACTAAACTGATAAGGATAGTTTTGCACCATCAAAATATTTCAAGCGTTTTTACGAAACATTCCTCGATAAGTGCCCACATATCGAGTACTGACCCAAGATGTCCTTGGGGGCCATGACAGAGTTGCAGAGCGTGAAAAAACAGTTTGCCTTCTACCATTGCCTCGATCATTAGTTGAAGAATTAAATACATTTCCCAGTTGTGGACTCAGTGTTTGCATTGCTTTGAAAGCCATACAGTCTTTAAGCACTCTAAATTGCTAAGAAGTATTggataaaggaaagaaaatctCCCTCGTCTTCTCAGATATGTAAGATAGTAATCACATATCTTGTTTGCACCTCCACACGAAGAACATGCATGTGAAAAAAGCATCTTTGTTTTAGCAGACGTGTCAAAGGTCCATGATAAATTGGGTCGTCTGTTTGTAACATTGGAGTTAGATTATTTCTTcgttttctcaaaaaaaaagtCAAGTCATTGAGCTATATAGACCGACAAAGATGGTTATCATTAATTAGCTTTATGGCTTAAAGCCAATGTTCTATCAGTTAAGATACTTCAAATGTTTTAATAGTAGTAACATTTGCGGAGACATCTGTAATGTTCTCGTGTAAACGACCACGTATAGGACGGGAAAAATGCTGTCGCCAAATTCAAAAAAGTCTCATGAGGGACTTAATCCTAGCGCTTTCAACTCAGTTACAGCGATTTTTGCTTTCACGTCAACAGGTTATGGGGAAAATTAAGCACTTGTCACAACATCAGTTCACTTTACAATTGTTTAACGCACATTTAGTGAGTTCATTTAAACCACACATCATGTAAGCTCATAATGTATATCAATAAAGGGCTTTTAACCAATGAAATTTAAGCTTTTTTGTAATAAAAGTGGCGGAACAAAGGGTATTCCTTTCATAGTCAAGTACACTGGTATGAGAAGATTTCTCTCTTGAGATCGAGACTTAgggaaagaaaacaaaccaaGCGGGAATCTTCCGGCCATTATCTTCATAAAATTACGAAACAAAACTACAGAAACCGAACGCAGCCTCAACTGGAAAAGTAAAGGTGAGAATTTCATTTCATTCTTCCTCTCTTTCTCAACTATTAGCTTTCACTGAATTCGCTACGGTGCACTTTCCCgtctttttaaaaatcacaGTGAATTCTTTCCCTTGAGGGAAATTGTTTTCAGACCGACTGTAGAGTAAGATAATTTCTTGTAAAAACACTGCAGGATTCAATCCGTTGAGAGGATTTATATCCGTGATGACtcttaaactttcttttcaacaGTGTGTTCTCTAAATTTTGTACTACGTAAAAAGGAGTTGAATTTGCCTgatcaaaatctgaaaaattGCAAACAAGATTCTTTGAAATAGATTCGGCCTTCTTAGATCTCTTCTTCTGTTACCAAATCTTCACTATGTGTTTCAAACACGAACcgtaaaataactaaaatttgTTTGACTGCGTACAACTCAAACGGCCTATCTCAGAAACCGACCGCATCCGTTTCCCATTAAGTTCAGGACATTCAACTTTTTTGACAAGAGCAAATGGTCAAAACCTCCCTTAAACAATGGTAAGGGAATCTTAGTTTGTTTTTGCAGTCTTtcccaaaaaaatgaaaaaattaaataagaagaatgaataaataagatGAAATAAggataaagtttgaaataagCTTTTACCTGAAATAAGTTCAAAAATGAGAGAAACAAATCCAAGTATCGTTCTTGAActaatttgtccttgaaaagtaaTTTACTGATGTAAGCGTCTAGTGACATTACTTGGCACCGGAAAAAAGTTGTCATTTTAAGAGAGAACGTAGTGATTCacgcgaaaaaaaaaggtgCTCCTAGCACAAGCCAGAATTTCCCTTGAAAGAATTTATCGCGACATTGGTGTCGTGATTGTTGTAAATCAAATTAATGACATAATCAGCGTTCGCGGAATTTTGTTTGTTAACTGTAATCTTCGTTGACATAAGCTTATCAAATCGATGTAGTTAAATGCGGTAAAACACAAATTAACTAAACATCTTATACTCTGGCGGTGGGGATAGAAGACAAAAGACTTTGAGAAAGACTTCCtcgttttattcttttgtttctagTTGTCTGTAACTGACCATAGCATCGCGCACGCCCCCCAACATTAACCAATACTTAGACATCACGAAAattctaataaattaaaatatgtatttGGCATGGATTTAAAACCAACACATTTCCACTTGGTTTTcacagaaaatttataaaatttttGGGATTTATATCAGTGACAAATTAGACTTTACATCGCGAGAAATAGCCGCCCTCAAATTTGGC from Porites lutea chromosome 1, jaPorLute2.1, whole genome shotgun sequence encodes the following:
- the LOC140934058 gene encoding transmembrane protein 177-like — its product is MAFELLGRVAHRFIGISVGLGMGGLLIYKSAAEVFPRQTCKAITGLRNDEEPKTHVKVPERCKLQFNEVAKTFGYENVEDIVLFINQGAYPISAGSPSLPNGSVVGLPKWFLFESEQDVEKSGISFKGRDIKWDSELGVMIKECLTPTDDMIAFAIGHELARIQRTDYLAINAVLAPTWLYFTFRIANATPRFFKLRTVLDIILKLLLCRMSYLCYKLVNGYLYHNVVYTADEAAAKCDPRMLIGGVDFLSKRIQLNLILRRLHGREGKDYYTKEGNEIESYLYPLLTDRLEKLKALQGGQNTGPEDVVNEQLPIVANK